The Hyphomicrobiales bacterium nucleotide sequence ACATGCCGCCGAGCGCGTTGAGCAGGAACGGCACGCCGTAGATCGGGATGAGGAGCGCCGCGGACTGACCGAGGTCGTGCAGCCGCTTGGACGTTATGGCGAGCGAGCACCAGACGAGGACGAGGAACGCCGCGAGCCCGACGCCGGCGAGCGGCAGCATCATCTCGACCTTCTGCTCGGACGTGAGCGTATCGACGTCGACCGCTCCGATCCCGAGATTGCCGGCCGTCACGATCCCGAAGAGGAAGAAGCACCACACGAGCACGCCCATGATGAGGGCAGAGACCCAATAGTGCAGGCGGTTGATGCGTCCTTCGAAGGAAAAGAGGAAGCCGAGCAGTGACATGACCCCACCATGGCGTGAGCGTGAGCGCAAATCGTCACCGGCCGGGGAGGAGCGGTCCGGATCGCCATGATGTTAGCTGGGGAAGACTGCAATGCCGTCTAGACGTCGTTCAGAATTGTCCTGCTGCGGGCAACCCGGTGTTAAGCCGGGTCGCTGCCCGCCTCAGTCGCGCAGCAATTCGTTGATCGACGTCTTGGAACGCGTCTGTTCGTCCACGCGCTTGACGATGACGGCGCAATAGAGCCCGGGTTGGCCGTCCTTGCCGGGCAGCGTGCCCGGAACGACGACGGAATAGGCCGGCACCTCGCCGCGGTGCACCTTGCCCGTTTCGCGATCGACGATCTTCGTCGAGGCGCCGAGGTAGACGCCCATGGACAGCACCGCCCCCTCGCGCACGATGACACCCTCGGCCACTTCCGAGCGCGCGCCGATGAAGCAATTGTCCTCGATGATGACCGGTCCGGCCTGAAGCGGTTCGAGCACACCGCCGATGCCCGCCCCACCCGAAATGTGGCAGTTCTTGCCGATCTGCGCGCAGCTTCCAACGGTCGCCCAGGTATCGACCATGGTGCCGCTGTCGACATAGGCTCCGAGATTGACGAAGGACGGCATCAGCACGACGCCCGGCGCGATGTAGGCCGAGCGCCGCACGGTGCAGTTCGGCACCGCCCGAAAGCCTGCCGCGCGGAATCGTGCCGCATCCCAGTCGGCCCACTTCGAGGGCACCTTGTCCCACCACGTGCCGCCGCCGGCGCTCCCCGATATCGTGCTCATGTCATTGAGGCGGAAGGAGAGCAGAACCGCCTTCTTGAGCCACTGATTGACCCGCCAGCTGCCGTCTCCGGCGCGCTCTGCTACGCGCGCCCGTCCGCTGTCGAGGAGGTCGAGTGCGCCCTCGACCGCCTCGCGGACCGCGCCTCCGGTCGCGGGCGTTATCCCGTCGCGCGCCTCGAAGGCCGCGTCGATGGTCTTGGATAGCTCGGCTATTGGCGTGTCGGCTGACATAGGGCTCGTGCTCGTCGATGGGCCGGTCGCAGGACCAGGCTGGCGTTGTGGTGGCACTTCTGCGGGCCGGCGGGCCGGGTTGTCAACATCGCGTC carries:
- the dapD gene encoding 2,3,4,5-tetrahydropyridine-2,6-dicarboxylate N-succinyltransferase; translation: MSADTPIAELSKTIDAAFEARDGITPATGGAVREAVEGALDLLDSGRARVAERAGDGSWRVNQWLKKAVLLSFRLNDMSTISGSAGGGTWWDKVPSKWADWDAARFRAAGFRAVPNCTVRRSAYIAPGVVLMPSFVNLGAYVDSGTMVDTWATVGSCAQIGKNCHISGGAGIGGVLEPLQAGPVIIEDNCFIGARSEVAEGVIVREGAVLSMGVYLGASTKIVDRETGKVHRGEVPAYSVVVPGTLPGKDGQPGLYCAVIVKRVDEQTRSKTSINELLRD